GGggattataataaatataaatatagtgaGTGTGATACTCTCAGTGTATTTTTATCAGCATTGTAATTAGCATAGCAGTGATTGGAGTTAATTCCATCATCAAGGTGGGAATGGTAATAAACACAATGCTTATCATCTCGGCTGGCAGGAGGATTAAACGGATTTGCTCCCCCCTGCTCCCCCCAATCCGGTTTCACAGATGGAGGGACACCAAGGCCCATGCTGGGCAGCCCTCACCCCAGTCTCGCTCACagtgctccctccccacctgcagagACCCCCACATGGGCCTGGTGGTGCTGGGGGCCCACGCCCTGAACACATCAGaggccacacagcaggtgttcagcaTCTCGGCTGCTGTCACACATCCCGACTACCAGCCCACGACTCATGCCAGTGACATCTGTCTGCTACAGGTGAGCTTCCTGGGGGCGGGAAGCCTGTCCCTACCACCCTGCAATGGCCTGACCTGTTTTAAAGACACCTGGAAACAGTCGGGTCACATCCCTCTGCCCTCCACGCCTCCCACGCTTTCCCCCTCGGCCCCCAGACACCTTCCTCGTTGAGCTACCAGCATTCCCAATAGGCTCCCACCCCTGGGTCTTTTCACTGGCCATGCCCCTCCTGGTGCACCCATCCCTAGACTCTGCGTGGCTTCCAAGTCTTTGCTCAGTTGTCACCATCTGCTCTGCCGCATCTCCCATCTCTTCACCTAACCCCACCTCTCCGGTGTCAGCACTGCCCACTCCTGTTAGCAGCACCTGCACCACTGGCTCCATCACTGTTGTtcactgcctcctcccagcctcaaGGGCAGGGATTTTGCTCTCTCTTAAGGCCAGAAATGGTACACCGCAGGTGCTCAATGTTCATGCTGAAAAAGTTGACAAATGGGACTCTAGGGCCACCAAagaccccacccccttccccctccccaggcctctgtgTGGCTTTGCTCCCTGCCCACAGCTGTGCATCTATTTGGACCCCACGTGGCCCCTCCTTCTCAGGGGACCACCCCTCCCGCAGCTCCCATCCAGGAGCCCCAAATTCAATTCCAGGCACTCTGAGGCTTCTACTTGAAAGAGAGAACATCCCCAAAATGCTGTCAAAATGTGGTGAAAAATCAAACAGGAGAGATGATCCATAGGACAGACACGGGCCCCTGGGAACAGGAGGGTCTGGGGTGCGGTGCTCTCGCAGCAAAATACAAAGAGGGCAGCGAGTGTAGGCGGCCAAAGCTCGCATGTGAATTTGACTCATCTGTGAAATCCCAAAGGCTGGGCCCCCTGCTCTGGTTCACCCATCCCGTGCTGCAGAGGTGAGACCGAGGCTGGGATGATCAGGGATGTGCCTAAGGTCAGGGAGTACCCACACCAGGGGCCTGAATCATCCTTCCATAACTGTTGACTGAGCACCAGCTGTGTGCTAGGCAGCAGGGACACAGCCATGAACAAACAGCCCCCAGGCTGCCCCATGGGAACCCCCAGTCCTACAGGGTGGCAGCTGGGTAAACCAGCCTTGACAGGGGCacgtgggagcccagaggaggtgTCTGTCCTAGCCTGGcagtctgggaaggcttcctggaggaggtggtgtctAAGCTGAAAGCTGAATAGGGAAGGCACTGCCGAGAGATTCAGCCTGAAGGGGTCTTCTGTTCTAGCCAAGAGATTACAGTCTTGCACTGTGAGCAAGTGTGAGCACGTGTGGCGGTGGGCTAGGGGGATGGCGGTCAATTTactggctggaggggagggccGAGAGGCTTTACCTTGAGGGCAacgaggagctggaggagggagggcttaGATCGGGGAAGATGCTTGCTAGAAAGACCCTTTGGGCAGCTGAGGGGGTGAGCCTggaggcctggaggctgggggaggccgGAGTCCTGGTCTGAGGGAGATGAGGCCTGATGGGTGGGGGCCCATGGTGGCAAAAGCAGCAGGGCCCTCTAACAGCCCAGTGATGGCCACCACTGATTTCTCTCCATGAGGCCAAGAAGAGACCAGGTGTCCCAGAAAGGTAAACAGGTAGGAGTGGTGGGTGGCTGGGCGAAGTCCTAaacccagccctctccctgcagctgaACCGCTCCGCCGTCTTGGGTCCCGCAGTGGGGCTGCTGAGGCTGCCGCGGAGGGGTGCCAGGCCTCTCAGGGCCGGGACACGGTGCAAGGTGGCCGGCTGGGGCTCCGTGTCCGACTTTGAGGAGCCACCACCTGGGCTGATGGAGGCCGAGGTCTGCGTGCTGGGCCTGGACGTCTGCAACAGCTCCTGGAGGGGGCAGCTGAGCCCTGCCATGCTCTGCACCCGCAGTGAGGACCGCCAGCGGCGTGGCTTCTGCTCGGTAAGATACTCTCTGCCTGCCTGACTCCTGTCTGGGGAAAATGAGGTCCACAGAGAGGATCAGAGCTGGGCAGAGCCTTGGGGGCTAAGTCCCAGCTCACTTGTGACCATGTGGGCCTTGCCCGAGGCCATGGAAGGCCAGGGAGTTGCCCAGGTTCATAAGGCTGCCATGTATGGCTGTGCAGGTTGCGCATTGCACAAATTGCTATCGATTTGTGTATTTAAAAGCAGTGTTCAGTAGGAGGCAATAACAGATCTCAAGGAAGAAACTCCTGCTTCTAAGACCTTGTATGTATTAATGGCAAATTTGGCCCTGGTGTGGACAGAGAAACTCagctgggggcggtggggggggggtcttctGTTCCAGCCAAGAGAGTACAGTGGTTCAGATTCTGGAGCCCAGCTTCCTGGGTCTAAATTCAGACTGAGCCACTTCCTAGATGTGCGGTCTAGGAAAAGTCACCTCACTTCTCAGGACCtcactttctccatctttaaaactGCAACactaatagtacctacttcacaggTTCAGAGCTGATTCCAGATGACAATTAGGAAAATAGGTCTGGGAaagtgaagggagagaagaaagcagggaTTTCAGGGTGAGTATtcagggaggcctctctgaggagggcTCCTTTGAGCTGAGACTTGGAGGAGCCTTGAGAAGATCTGAGGGAAGGCATGCCAGGCAGAGAGACCAGTCACAGGGCTGCCATGGACAGCTGTGCAGGTCGTGCACTGCACAGGGTGCTGCAGCCTTATGTACCTATACCAGTGGTGTCCAGGAGGGGGCAGTAACAGGCCTCAAGGATATGCAAAAGCCTAGAGATAGGAGTGAGCTTGGTTTGCTGCAGGTACAGCAAGGCAGGCTGGCACGGCTGGAACCAAgtgagagagggggagaggaaggcagacaggTGTGTAGGGGCTGGATCTTCAAGGCCTTGAGGGCTGCAGTGAGGAGTTTAGTCTTTGCTGTAAGAGCACTAGGGAGTCACGGAAGGGTTTGAGGCAAGGAGGATCCTGATCAGACTTACACGTATCAGCTCCTTCAAGGAAAGTGAAGCCTAGAGAGGGACCCTGACCTCACCTTGGCCTCCTCTTCCAGGCGGACTCTGGGGGACCCCTGGTGTGCAGAAATCGGGCTCACGGACTTGTCTCCTTCTCTGGCCTCTGGTGCGGTGACCCCAAGACCCCCGACGTGTACACGCAAGTGTCGGCCTTCGTGACCTGGATCTGGGATGTGGTTCAACAGGGCTCGCATGGCCGCTAGCCCAGCCCCGACCCAGGACCACCTGGCTCCCTGCAGGAGTGGCCTGAACCACAGCAGCACTGAGTACACAAATGAGAGGGCTAATGATGCAAATAGCTCTGGCCTGGAAAATTCCATGGCTGGGGCAGAGGGTCCATGGGGTCCGCAAACCCTGAGAAGCCTGGTGGTGGGGGGGCGAGTTTGGGGGGCATTAGTTCCAAACAAAAAGGGCAAGATaaccaaataaaatgttaactaaCTAACCAGACATCATGGTCTTCCTCCAGGGCCCACCCATATTCCTCCAAGCCTCTCCTTGGCCTCCATGTGGCCAttctgccactccctccctgagGGACCTTGAGTCACAGGACCTGGGGCCCCTCCATCCTCCCATGCCTCTGTTTCTGGACCCTAAGCCAGGTGGCTTCCTGGGCTGCCCTCAGTCATCTTGACCaccctttccctcccctgccccatgaGGTGAAGACCCTCTCCACTActtgtctccccctcccccagctctgcccactgcctgagggcaggcactgaggcccagggaccGGTAGCAGCTGTCCAAGGACATATGCCCACGTCACTCCTCTGGATGTTTCCAGAAACCCCATGCAACACCCTAATGgcaccccaggcccctggctggTAACCCCCTACCAAAGTGGGGcacacagaggctcagagagaggggcAAACCAAGGCCTGGACACCCAAAGTGactttttcagtgtttatttctttGGCAGGCGAGGCAGgaccccagggcaggggaggtTGCCTTGTTGGGCGGCTCGGGTGAACCCGCTACTCAAGGGCACTTTTCTGGGTGTCACAGGTAAGGCACTTCCTGGAAGCTGGGAGGATGAGCACCGCTGCCCCCCTGCCCTCGCTCCAAACTTGAGGAGCTTGGCACCCCCCTCCTGTCTGAGCACCTAGTCTACACACAGGCACAGGCAGGGGATGCAGCAAGAGCCCAGGTTATCGGATGGAGCGAACTGGATGGAGTAAATCGGCCCAAGGCCAGCATCCagctggcaggcagggagggtcCTGGGAACTGGGCCTAGAGGCCGGGCCAGGGCAGAACACGAGGGACTGAGGGGTCCTAGGTCTGGACCTCATCTGTGGACAGGGCAGCGGGCACTGGGGATGCCCCTTGGACACACTGCTCCAGGGTGCCGGGTGTGCGGTAGATCTTGTTATCTACACCCTACCCTGGGCCAGTGGGTGAGCAGGGGCTTGTAGGCCCCACCAGGTCCCACGCCAAGAGAACTGGGCACCGCTGGACATGGTGCCCTGCTCTGGGCGGATGCTGGCTGCTTCACGACCAAGGCCTGTGTCAGGAGGCAGACAGTGCCCCTGGCCCTGGGATCAAGCTAGATTTCTCTCAGGGGACTTCACAGGACATATGGGGGAATTGGAGGCAGGGGGAAGGTAAGCCCCTTGGGTACCCTTGGGCTGGTGGGGGACAGTGGTTGCTTCCTTGGCCTGTCTGGGGTATCTGGGCATGCTCAGCTACACACACCCAGGCTGCGAATCACCTCCTCACCCCCTGGTCCCTGTTCTAGAAGGCCAGGGTGCTGCTTCATTAACTGCTGGCAGGGAATCCCCAGCCCTCTTGGTGGCAGTGATAATTAACAGAGTTACCCCCAAGGGAGTAGAAGCGTGGTATCCGGGGGCCTGGGGTgaggcccctcccaccagccctgctcccaggcctCTTTCCCTCAATTCTTCCAAGTGTCGTCAAGTGGGGAGGGCGGGCACTAGGGCTCCCGAAATGGTCGCGGTCCAGGCTCTGGGAAGTGTCCGTGGGACATAAATTAGACTCTGCTGTGGCAATAAATAAAACGGGAAGGCCTTGAACGCCAGGCCCAGGCCGGCCCCACGGGCTCACACAaagttctcctcctcctcctccgactCGGCATCTAACTGCTCAGGGGTGCCTGCAGAACGGGAGGGATGAAAAGTGAAACGGGGGCGCGGAGAGGCGCTGGGGACAGGACTCCGCCATTGCACCCCGCCCCGCGCCGCACCTGCACAGCTGCCCGGGTGGCGCACGCCAATGGAGCGGCCCAGGAAGCAGGTGGCTTGGCGGAGGTGGCACGAGGACATATAGGTGACGTTGTTGTTGCCACAGAGCTcctggccagggctggagggcgCGGGGCAGGGCGCCGCGCGACACACCACGCAGTGTGCGCTGCCCGTCTGGTCTACCACACATGACTGTGGCCGCAGGCACACCACGTGCGCGCACGATTCTGCGGAGGTGGGGGCGCCGGGGCGAGTCAGGGTCCAGGCTCGGCCCCAGGCACCGCCCCCGCTGCGACCCCGCCCACACCCGGTCCCCCTCTCAGACCCGCCCCCCTGGTTGCACCAGAGCCCCTGCGCGAGCCACGCCTACACCTTCAAGATCCACCATCAGTCCTCCGCTCCCTCTGACTGCACCAACAAGCCCCTTCGAGACACCTATATCTCTCGCCCCATGAGGCCCAGAACCCCCCTTTCCAAACCTGAACCCAACTCTTCCTCATTCCCGACCCCACAAAAGACCTAATgcagctgtacaccagaagttgatacaacattgtaaactgactatacgtcaatttaaaaaaaaaagacctaagcCAGTGACACTGTCTTGGAAGTACAGACTCCCTTTGCTAGGCTCCGCCCACGCGCTCGGCATCTAGGCCCCGCCTACCATAAGCCCCGCCCAAATAAGCGAGACCTATCATAGGCCCCTGGGCTTTAGACCCCGCCCCCTTCCTGCcaaggccccgcccccgcgcacTGCGGCAGCATCGCCGGTAGAGCACACGCAGGTCTGGGCGGCCCTGCTTCGCGCCCCGCCCTTCGGGCCCCGCCCCGACGTGCTGTAGCGGCTGCCTCTCACAGGACACTCAGGCCCGGGGGCCCCACCCCTCCCGCAGGCCCGGCTCCAACGTACTGCGGCAGCGGCCCGGGTACATGACGCGCAGGTCCGGGTGGCCGCGGCAGCGCGCGGCGCGCAGCTCGCACTCGTCGCGGTAGGTGGCGCCGTCCGAGCCGCAGACCTGCAGGCGCGCCGGGAGCCCCGCGCAGTCGGGCGCGCACTCGCAGCGTGGACGGCCCCCCAGCATGCGGCAGGTCTTgccggggccgcactccacgcctTCGCACGAATCTGTGGACACAAGGACGCACGCGTGGGCTGCAGCGCGCGGCGGAGGCCCGAGGTCCTCGAAGCCCTCGCGCCCCCGCCTCCTGTTATGAGGGATAGAGGCCGGGCCGGAGAGGGGGGCGGTCCGGAGCCCAGGCGCAAGGGGCAGGGGACTGGTTTGTGGTATAGGGTCAGGATCCGTTAGGGGTGAGATTCAGCCATAGCCCGAGTGGACCAGGGCTCGCTACTGCTTCTGGGGCTGGGGCCTCTGTCGAGAGGTGGGGCTCAGTGTGGGCGGGGAGAGGGTCTCTGCCCGATATCTGGAGGTCCAGAAAAAGGCTTCCACCCCCGGTCCGGTTCTCGCTCCGCAGCTGGGCAACCCGCTCGGGCTGACGTCTGTTTCCTGATTTACGCGCGTTTCTGGGAAGGCCGGTGGGGGGCCAGCTGCGTCAGCCCGGGGGGCTCCACCCCGTCCAGGCGCGGGTCCGGGGAGGACGGGCAGCGTCTGTTCCCGGTGCCTGCCAGGACCTCCCCGGAGGAGGCGTCGGGGAGGGCGCGGCATCGGCCTGGTCTGAGGCTCATTTCCTGGAGAGGGGGCCTTCCACAGCCCGAGCCTTCCGAACCAGGGATTACCACCCCCCGCAGTCCCATTTCTCAGGTAGGGAAACAGGTCTGGCTAGGGTTAAGTCTCTCTCCCCGGGGTCCCCGCCCCCACTCAAGCCCCACTAATGGCTGCTTCTCGCCTCTCAGGTTCAGTTCAGCCTCCCTACTGCCCCCACAAAGTGGTACCGTTTTGTTGTCATTTTGCAGacgggggaaactgaggcctcgtCACAGCTAAGTAGAGGAGAGCGAGCCAGGGCACCTCAGCGTGAGAACTCCAGTCCAGACCCTGTGCACCCCCAGTTCTGTGGCTGGTGGATCTGGAGGGCCTACCCTGAGCTCGAGTTCACATTTCGGCCTCAGTTTCTGGGTGTGTAaagtggggctggtgggggaaaCCCACCTTACAGGGCGAGCATAAGATGACAGATGCTCCTAAGAGACTAGCCCACGCCCCTCATGTCCCTCTGCCAGGGCATGTGGGCCGCACCTGGGCGCCTCCCACGCTGCCCGCCCACACGCACATCTGGAAACGCTCCCCCGGGCGGCTTCACGCAAGCGGGAACGGAAGTGGCAGGGCTAAGTTCCTGTCCCCAAGGCCAGatgaggtgggggggagggtgtcCTGGGCCATCTTATGCCCAGTCCAGGCATTTTCTGAAGTCTGTCCTCCCAGAAGCCATAACAGCTTCTGGAGGGAGCCAAGGCACATGGCAGTTGAGTTCAGGACCACCCAGCCAGGCTGATCTGGGATTAATCACAAAGCCCTCAGCTCTAGCCTCCTTCCTGTTCCCCTTTCCTGACCCCACCCACCAGGGTCCAGTCCCAGGCCATGATCTCTGCTGATGCTCTCCCCCATACTATCCCCAGCTGGCAAACTCCTAATTGTACCCCAACACCCCGGCTCTAAAGCCCACCTCCTTCAAGTCATTCCCACATGTTCCCGGTGGGTCCTTGCAGGTTCAGCCTTGCACAGGAGGCTAGGAGAGTTCCCATCCCTTCTCCGGGGTGGAGAATATGTCTTGActtagtcatttattcattctgccTTCAGAGAGCTCCTAGTCTGATGGAGGACGCAGCATTTCACAGAAGGCACATGTTTGCTAAACTGCAGCTGCGGCCCTACCTTGCGGACCCCAGAATCTGAGGCATGAAGGGCAGTAAGTGTTTGGGAACACTACATGTGGGGTCACAAACCCAAACGGCCAGTTGGGGGAAAATCCACCTTCCTCAGAGTTAGGGGTGAGTGCACTTCCCCCAGGTGGAGTGCAGGTGGGAAAGGCCACCCAAGCAGAGAACTTCTTGTGAGCAAGGGCCTAGAGGCAGGAAACCAGACTGGGGAGTCCTCAGAGCTTCCTGAATCCTCAGCTGAGGGAGTCTGAGGCCTGGAAACCTGAaggcccccacccctctctgagcctgtgatCCCCTCCATGGTGCTCTGGCCGGCAGTCTCTAGCTCCTCATCCCCCCAAGACGGAGAGCTCACTCTCAGCAGTCCCGCCTTTGGCCGCAGTGACTCTGGCCTGTGGCTGACACCCAGGGTCTCACCTTTGCAGGGCAGGCAGTGGACGAGCCCCAGGAAACCCAGGAGGCTGATCTTGTTCTCCGGGTGGGTGAAGTTGGACCAGGCAGTGTCAATGTTGCCAGAGGCACAGCACTCAGCTCGGCTCACGTCGGTTTTCAGCACCAGGCTGCAGGTGGCCTCTCGGCCCTGCTGGAGCCAGCAGACACCACCTGTGGACATGGAAGGCAGTTCCTACCTGGCCAGGGGGGCcctcctgtgcccctccccacacccaggcctTGCCCTCCCACAGGCTCCTGGGTTGCAGGGATGCACACAGTCGGTGCTCAGTCATCACAGAGTGGATGATCTGCCCCCAacctgggaaggaggggcagagaaTGCACAGGTGTCCCCACCTGGGTCCAGATTCTTTAGGgatccttcctcctctctgcactCCGGACCCTACACTGCTCCACCACCAACCCCCACCCATCCCAGGAAGCTCTCCCCCCTGGCTCCAGGCCCCCAGCCCGGGCCTGGCATCATGCCCAACCAGTCAAATGCCCAGAGCTGGACTGTCAGGGTCAGTGGGCCCTGGGGCCGCCTCTCCCGCCTCTGCCCTCTGTCTAGACAGCGCCCGAGGGCACGCGGAGCCCCCTCAACCGGCAGCCCCCCCTCGCCTGGCCCGCCTCTTACTCACTCCAACTTGGGAACATTCCCTTTGCATGAGCTCACCGTCTCCCCGGGGATGCGGCCTTCGGGGAGGGGGCTTGGCTCTCCCCTCAgtgtgaggctggggtggggctgcagggtcGGGTGGGGGGCAGATGGCTCTCCGTTTCTGCGCTGTTAAGTGGGGGTAAGGAGTTGCCACAGCCCCCATTCTAGGGAGCTCACGGGCTCCCAGGCGCTGTCTGAGTACCTCCCAGGGACCAGTTCTGGGGACCCAGCACCTTGGTACCACCTTataaaaggggaaactgaggccaggagtgGAGATGTGACTTCCCTGGCGTCCCCACAACAAGTGGCAGGTATGGGATTCCAATCACCTGTCGGCCTAAGCCAGACCCAGGGAAGATCGGAGACCCCAGCTAGAGGTCCCGAGTCCAGCTGCCCCGCCCAGCCTCTGGGGCGTCGGGACCCAGATGATCCCAGTTCAGATCCCAGCTTTGCTCGTTACAAGGTTACAAGCTGTAtgactctgtgcctcagttttcccctctggAAAACAGGCATAAAAGGACCCACACTATCCAGCTGTTGCACAAATTCCAAGAGGGAAGAGGTAGACACTAAGCGCTCAATAAATGTCACCAGTCATTGTGACCAGATTCTTGCCAATAAATTGTGAAGGAGTCACATCTAACCTCCTGCTGACCCTCCTTAAGGCCTTTtggggcccaggagaggggagCCCCAAGCCCTCCCTGATTGAACCTGCAGTGGCCAGGGATCCTCTCTCGGCCCCCAGCTGCCACCGCCGCTGTCCCCCTCGACCTCGCCTCCCGGGACCCGCATTCCAGGCAGGCCCACGTGGGtggcccgccccgcccgccccttCCGGCCGCCCCACTCACCGGGCGCGGGGTCCCCCGAGCCCACGGAGCCCACGAAGCCCACGGCCCATGCCAGGGCCCCCCAGGGCAGTGGCCACAGTGGCCCCGGCGCCCCGGGACGCATGGCGAACGCAGACGc
The genomic region above belongs to Camelus ferus isolate YT-003-E chromosome 22, BCGSAC_Cfer_1.0, whole genome shotgun sequence and contains:
- the FSTL3 gene encoding follistatin-related protein 3, which codes for MRPGAPGPLWPLPWGALAWAVGFVGSVGSGDPAPGGVCWLQQGREATCSLVLKTDVSRAECCASGNIDTAWSNFTHPENKISLLGFLGLVHCLPCKDSCEGVECGPGKTCRMLGGRPRCECAPDCAGLPARLQVCGSDGATYRDECELRAARCRGHPDLRVMYPGRCRKSCAHVVCLRPQSCVVDQTGSAHCVVCRAAPCPAPSSPGQELCGNNNVTYMSSCHLRQATCFLGRSIGVRHPGSCAGTPEQLDAESEEEEENFV
- the PRSS57 gene encoding serine protease 57, whose amino-acid sequence is MGPRVGGRDCLLLAVTTALVLPMRPPAQPAPKRSPSALLPGPPLPASSWGARIIGGHEVTPHSRPYMASVNFEGQHHCGGFLLRPRWVISAAHCFSHRDPHMGLVVLGAHALNTSEATQQVFSISAAVTHPDYQPTTHASDICLLQLNRSAVLGPAVGLLRLPRRGARPLRAGTRCKVAGWGSVSDFEEPPPGLMEAEVCVLGLDVCNSSWRGQLSPAMLCTRSEDRQRRGFCSADSGGPLVCRNRAHGLVSFSGLWCGDPKTPDVYTQVSAFVTWIWDVVQQGSHGR